Below is a genomic region from Escherichia ruysiae.
TATTGATCGTCGGCTTAAGCGCGATGAACGGCTTTGAACGTGAACTGAATAACCGCATTCTGGCGGTAGTACCGCATGGCGAAATTGAAGCAGTGGATCAGCCGTGGACTAACTGGCAGGAAGCACTGGATAACGTGCAAAAAGTGCCAGGTATTGCCGCTGCTGCGCCGTATATCAATTTCACGGGGCTGGTGGAAAGCGGAGCAAATCTGCGCGCGCTTCAGGTTAAAGGGGTTGATCCGCAACAGGAACAGCGCCTAAGTGCGCTGCCCTCGTTTGTTCAGGGTGATGCCTGGAACAATTTTAAAGCCGGTGAGCAGCAGATTATTATCGGCAAAGGCGTAGCGGATGCGTTAAAAGTGAAGCAGGGCGATTGGGTGTCGATCATGATCCCAAATTCGAATCCCGAGCATAAACTGATGCAGCCAAAACGTGTGCGCTTGCAAATTGCCGGAATTTTGCAGCTGAGCGGTCAACTCGATCACAGTTTTGCCATGATCCCGCTGGCGGATGCCCAACAATATCTTGATATGGGTTCCAGTGTGTCAGGTATTGCCCTTAAAATGACGGATGTATTTAACGCCAACAAACTGGTGCGTGACGCGGGCGAAGTGACCAATAGCTATGTTTATATCAAGAGCTGGATCGGCACTTACGGCTATATGTATCGTGATATCCAGATGATCCGCGCCATTATGTATCTGGCGATGGTACTGGTGATTGGCGTGGCCTGTTTCAACATCGTCTCCACTTTAGTGATGGCGGTAAAAGACAAGAGTGGCGATATCGCAGTATTAAGAACGCTGGGCGCGAAAGACGGTTTAATTCGCGCCATTTTTGTCTGGTATGGATTACTGGCAGGGTTGTTCGGCAGCTTGTGTGGTGTGATTATCGGCGTAGTGGTTTCGCTGCAACTTACTCCGATCATCGAGTGGATTGAAAAGCTGATCGGTCATCAGTTCCTCTCCAGCGATATCTATTTTATTGACTTCCTGCCATCGGAATTGCACTGGCTGGATGTCTTCTACGTACTGGTCACAGCATTGTTGCTGAGTCTTTTGGCAAGTTGGTATCCGGCGCGGCGCGCCAGCAATATTGACCCTGCGCGAGTCCTTAGCGGCCAGTAAAGGCAGTACATTAAAACAAGGAGCGGCAATGTATTACGGGTTTGATATTGGTGGAACAAAAATTGCGCTTGGCGTATTTGATAGCAGTCGGCAGTTGCAGTGGGAAAAGCGGGTGCCGACACCGCGTGACAGCTATGACGCATTTTTAGATGCAGTGTGCGAGCTGGTCGTCGAAGCCGATCAGCGTTTTGGCTGTAAAGGTTCTGTCGGCATCGGTATTCCGGGAATGCCGGAAACAGAAGATGGCACGCTGTATGCCGCCAATGTCCCCGCTGCCAGCGGTAAACCGCTGCGTGCCGACCTGAGCGCACGTCTTGAGCGCGATGTGCGACTTGATAATGACGCGAACTGTTTTGCCCTTTCTGAAGCCTGGGATGATGAATTTACCCAATATCCGCTGGTGATGGGGTTAATTCTCGGCACTGGCGTTGGCGGTGGACTGGTGTTTAACGGTAAAGCGGTGACGGGTAAAAGCTATATTACCGGCGAGTTTGGTCATATGCGTCTGCCGGTCGATGCGTTAACCATGATGGGGCTTGATTTCCCATTACGCCGCTGCGGCTGTGGTCAGCATGGCTGCATTGAAAATTATCTGTCTGGTCGCGGTTTTGCGTGGCTGTATCAACACTATTATCATCAACCGTTGCAGGCTCCCGAAATTATTGCGCTTTATGATCAAGGCGATGAGCAGGCAAGGGCGCATGTTGAGCGTTATCTGGATCTATTAGCGGTTTGTCTGGGAAACATCCTGACCATTATTGACCCTGATCTGGTGGTCATTGGCGGTGGTTTATCCAATTTCCCGGCAATCACAACGCAACTGGCGGACAGGCTGCCTCGTCATCTCTTACCTGTAGCTCGTGTTCCGCGCATTGAACGCGCGCGCCACGG
It encodes:
- the lolE gene encoding lipoprotein-releasing ABC transporter permease subunit LolE — encoded protein: MAMPLSLLIGLRFSRGRRRGGMVSLISVISTIGIALGVAVLIVGLSAMNGFERELNNRILAVVPHGEIEAVDQPWTNWQEALDNVQKVPGIAAAAPYINFTGLVESGANLRALQVKGVDPQQEQRLSALPSFVQGDAWNNFKAGEQQIIIGKGVADALKVKQGDWVSIMIPNSNPEHKLMQPKRVRLQIAGILQLSGQLDHSFAMIPLADAQQYLDMGSSVSGIALKMTDVFNANKLVRDAGEVTNSYVYIKSWIGTYGYMYRDIQMIRAIMYLAMVLVIGVACFNIVSTLVMAVKDKSGDIAVLRTLGAKDGLIRAIFVWYGLLAGLFGSLCGVIIGVVVSLQLTPIIEWIEKLIGHQFLSSDIYFIDFLPSELHWLDVFYVLVTALLLSLLASWYPARRASNIDPARVLSGQ
- the nagK gene encoding N-acetylglucosamine kinase, yielding MYYGFDIGGTKIALGVFDSSRQLQWEKRVPTPRDSYDAFLDAVCELVVEADQRFGCKGSVGIGIPGMPETEDGTLYAANVPAASGKPLRADLSARLERDVRLDNDANCFALSEAWDDEFTQYPLVMGLILGTGVGGGLVFNGKAVTGKSYITGEFGHMRLPVDALTMMGLDFPLRRCGCGQHGCIENYLSGRGFAWLYQHYYHQPLQAPEIIALYDQGDEQARAHVERYLDLLAVCLGNILTIIDPDLVVIGGGLSNFPAITTQLADRLPRHLLPVARVPRIERARHGDAGGMRGAAFLHLTD